The proteins below are encoded in one region of Paenibacillus albus:
- a CDS encoding DUF6385 domain-containing protein yields MPNFSSFNPNPDNLRTLIFGQDQTQTARAVATDTEGRILNIIMDGTITSISGVTISGGTVSVGTISNLLNGTITSVMGATITAGTLTNLLNGTITSVMGATITAGTLSNLLDGTITNVMGATITAGTLTNLLNGTLTNLLNGTITSVMGATITAGTLTNLLNGTITSVMGATITAGTLTNLLNGTITSVMGATITAGTLTNLLNGTITSVMGATITAGTLSSVTSISQKSFVEQSNSSLPTADAYTALNAVTTSVLGTYSFFVYNRGPGTNKADARVEISADGTNWYTDVDTSTGIAVGGVDVLVPQRFLKYTRLAYKSAAAGNATTVDVFFNGQGT; encoded by the coding sequence ATGCCGAACTTTTCTAGCTTTAACCCGAATCCGGACAACCTGCGGACGCTGATTTTTGGCCAAGATCAGACGCAGACGGCTAGAGCCGTAGCAACGGATACGGAGGGCCGTATACTGAATATTATTATGGATGGTACGATCACGAGCATCTCGGGCGTTACCATTTCCGGCGGAACGGTATCGGTCGGCACGATCAGCAACCTGCTGAACGGTACAATTACAAGCGTAATGGGAGCAACAATTACCGCTGGAACGTTGACCAACCTGCTGAACGGTACAATTACAAGCGTAATGGGAGCGACGATTACAGCAGGAACGCTGTCTAACTTGCTTGACGGTACAATCACGAATGTTATGGGAGCAACAATTACCGCTGGAACGCTGACCAACTTGCTTAACGGTACATTGACCAACTTACTGAACGGTACAATTACAAGCGTAATGGGAGCAACGATTACAGCCGGAACGCTGACTAACCTGCTAAACGGTACAATTACAAGCGTAATGGGAGCGACGATTACCGCTGGAACGTTGACTAACCTGCTGAACGGTACAATTACAAGCGTAATGGGAGCAACGATTACGGCCGGAACGCTGACCAACCTGCTGAACGGTACAATTACAAGTGTAATGGGAGCAACAATTACGGCCGGAACGCTGAGCAGTGTAACTTCGATTTCGCAGAAAAGCTTTGTTGAGCAGTCGAACTCATCGCTGCCAACCGCCGATGCTTACACGGCGCTTAATGCAGTAACGACAAGTGTGCTTGGTACGTACTCGTTTTTCGTCTACAACAGAGGGCCAGGCACGAACAAAGCAGATGCTCGGGTTGAGATTAGCGCGGATGGAACGAACTGGTACACCGATGTCGACACTTCGACGGGTATTGCCGTTGGCGGCGTAGACGTACTTGTGCCGCAGCGTTTCCTCAAATATACAAGACTTGCTTACAAGTCCGCTGCTGCAGGCAATGCAACGACGGTCGATGTATTTTTTAACGGACAAGGCACTTAA
- a CDS encoding DUF6385 domain-containing protein, which produces MSERRKQCSKGKEESLPPRCGRNGSTKKRKRQPSCIKPQPAAHKGVFSERKFLNIVTTDEFIALPSQDASTKSVYSYAIVNDGEEPAVVKLEIGPNGIDYATDMEGVVENESMGIVVPSRFLRYTRVAVKSGRPGKPTVLCIYFQAQNMK; this is translated from the coding sequence ATGAGTGAACGTAGAAAACAATGTTCCAAGGGAAAAGAAGAATCACTTCCCCCGCGCTGCGGAAGGAACGGATCAACCAAAAAACGCAAACGTCAGCCATCGTGTATAAAGCCCCAACCGGCAGCTCATAAGGGGGTGTTCTCGGAGCGTAAGTTTTTGAATATCGTCACGACCGACGAGTTTATCGCCTTACCTTCTCAGGATGCTTCCACAAAGTCTGTCTACTCCTATGCCATTGTGAATGACGGTGAAGAACCGGCGGTTGTTAAGCTTGAGATTGGTCCCAATGGCATTGATTATGCGACAGATATGGAGGGAGTCGTAGAGAACGAAAGTATGGGCATTGTGGTGCCTTCGCGTTTTTTGCGTTATACGCGTGTGGCGGTAAAGTCGGGGCGACCGGGCAAGCCGACAGTGCTCTGCATTTATTTTCAAGCTCAAAATATGAAATAG
- a CDS encoding MarR family winged helix-turn-helix transcriptional regulator: MDKSAGLTLDNQLCFALYACAREVTKLYRPFLDELGITYTQYVTLLALWEKDGVPVKELGAKLYLDSGTLTPLLKKLEGMSLIRRERDSGDERSVLVRLTEEGRAMKEQAMTIPERVFCQTNLPPVELAELRDQLQKLTAAVHQSTCGTQES; encoded by the coding sequence ATGGATAAGAGTGCGGGGCTTACGCTCGACAATCAGCTGTGCTTTGCCCTATATGCCTGCGCACGTGAAGTGACGAAGCTGTATCGACCGTTTCTGGATGAGCTTGGCATCACGTATACCCAGTATGTAACCTTGCTTGCGCTGTGGGAGAAGGACGGAGTGCCCGTGAAAGAGCTTGGCGCCAAGCTATACCTCGATTCCGGCACATTAACGCCGCTCCTGAAGAAGCTGGAAGGCATGAGCCTCATTCGCCGCGAACGCGATTCCGGCGATGAACGCAGCGTCCTCGTCCGCTTGACGGAAGAAGGCCGGGCGATGAAGGAGCAGGCGATGACCATACCGGAACGCGTCTTCTGCCAGACGAACCTGCCGCCTGTTGAATTGGCCGAGCTGCGGGATCAACTGCAGAAGCTGACAGCAGCCGTGCATCAGAGCACGTGCGGGACGCAGGAGTCGTAA
- a CDS encoding ankyrin repeat domain-containing protein, with the protein MPVAFGQLVEGIIAGDAAAVRELLAQDATLAAVSWGYFTPLHFAVREGHRELVELLLSNGADASEQPYLSWQDSLLQKAQDRGYDEVEKLLREHLQSTLKAEPIGEKLAALIRERKMKELLRLLEQQPEAIHASDERGNTPLHWAVMTRQLELIGQLLTMGADPLAKRGDGSQPAQLALEGDYFYRANRNLPPDAGRDASFLLGYLVGKGDVPYDICLAAATGDAMRVDELLKQNSLLANEQDTSGRSPLYYAAKRGYLEVVKRLLAAGAIPNASERDAPQGAALYAAVRGGYTACAKLLLEHGADPNAEIEASGNAVYAALQEGRQELIELVYSYGGNVTLTGACALGRIDLVGELLAANHSSVDGGDYGPLAQAASCGYTAIVRLLLRHNAPLNDPWYASNYMHYACSFADADMVKLLLEGGADPNHTNWLGVSYLHLVALQGKLDLAELMIAYGASLEAVDEENRTTPLGWAAKYGKLEMVTFLLQQGAEIEPVGVPQWATPLAWAQRRGNEAIAKLLLAHRSAAV; encoded by the coding sequence ATGCCAGTAGCGTTCGGACAGTTGGTCGAAGGGATAATAGCAGGCGATGCAGCGGCAGTTCGCGAGCTGCTCGCTCAGGATGCAACACTAGCAGCGGTGAGCTGGGGCTACTTCACACCGCTGCATTTTGCTGTGCGCGAAGGACATCGCGAGCTGGTGGAATTGTTGCTCTCCAACGGGGCTGATGCATCGGAGCAGCCATACCTCAGTTGGCAGGATTCGCTGCTGCAGAAGGCGCAGGACCGTGGCTATGACGAAGTTGAAAAGCTGCTGCGAGAGCATCTGCAAAGCACCTTGAAGGCAGAGCCGATAGGCGAGAAGCTGGCTGCGCTTATCCGCGAGCGCAAGATGAAGGAGCTGCTGCGGCTGCTGGAACAGCAGCCGGAAGCCATTCATGCTAGCGACGAACGAGGCAATACGCCGCTGCACTGGGCTGTTATGACCCGGCAGCTTGAGCTCATTGGTCAGCTGCTGACTATGGGGGCAGATCCGCTTGCAAAGCGCGGCGATGGAAGTCAGCCTGCGCAGCTGGCGCTTGAAGGCGACTATTTCTACCGCGCGAATCGGAACTTGCCGCCTGATGCCGGTAGAGATGCGAGCTTCCTGCTCGGCTATCTTGTCGGCAAAGGCGACGTGCCATACGATATTTGCCTTGCTGCTGCAACCGGGGATGCGATGCGCGTAGACGAGCTGCTGAAGCAGAATAGCCTGCTCGCGAATGAGCAAGATACGTCGGGGCGCTCACCGCTCTATTATGCTGCGAAGCGCGGGTACTTGGAGGTCGTGAAGCGGCTGCTTGCCGCTGGAGCTATTCCAAACGCGTCGGAGCGGGATGCGCCGCAGGGAGCGGCATTATATGCTGCAGTCAGAGGCGGGTATACCGCGTGCGCGAAGCTGCTGCTTGAGCATGGAGCTGACCCGAACGCCGAGATAGAGGCAAGCGGTAACGCTGTTTACGCTGCGCTTCAGGAAGGCCGTCAGGAGCTAATCGAGCTTGTCTATTCTTACGGCGGCAATGTAACATTGACGGGCGCTTGCGCGCTTGGACGTATAGATCTGGTCGGCGAGCTGTTGGCGGCGAATCATTCGTCTGTCGATGGCGGCGACTATGGACCGCTTGCGCAGGCGGCAAGCTGCGGATATACAGCCATCGTCAGGTTGCTGCTGCGCCATAACGCACCGCTGAACGATCCGTGGTATGCGAGCAACTATATGCACTATGCCTGCTCGTTCGCGGATGCCGACATGGTGAAGCTGCTGCTCGAAGGCGGCGCCGACCCGAACCACACGAACTGGCTCGGTGTCAGCTATCTGCATCTGGTGGCGCTGCAAGGCAAGCTGGATCTTGCAGAGCTGATGATCGCATACGGCGCAAGCCTCGAAGCGGTTGATGAAGAGAACCGTACAACGCCGCTCGGCTGGGCCGCCAAATACGGGAAGCTGGAGATGGTAACCTTTCTACTTCAGCAAGGTGCGGAAATAGAACCAGTAGGTGTGCCGCAATGGGCGACTCCGCTTGCTTGGGCACAGCGAAGAGGCAATGAAGCAATTGCCAAGCTGCTGCTCGCTCATCGCTCAGCTGCGGTCTAA
- a CDS encoding CcdC family protein codes for MTLPHLASIFVTLLSGVAVMFLRLRASNRPTTMRKIIIPPIGMSTGFLMFAVPITRVPWTWALIAFAVGAVLFAYPLIRTSKLERVGDDIILKRSKMFIFILLGLLIIRLLVHDLVEQSVSIPQTGGLFFILAFGMIVVWRVAMLQAFLKLKKRG; via the coding sequence ATGACTCTTCCTCATCTAGCATCGATCTTCGTTACGCTGCTCTCCGGCGTCGCTGTTATGTTCTTGCGGCTGCGCGCGAGCAATCGGCCGACGACGATGCGCAAAATCATTATTCCGCCGATCGGCATGTCGACCGGCTTCCTTATGTTTGCCGTTCCGATCACGCGAGTGCCGTGGACGTGGGCTTTGATTGCTTTTGCCGTCGGTGCGGTGCTGTTCGCGTATCCGCTCATCCGCACGTCCAAGCTGGAGCGGGTAGGCGATGACATCATTCTGAAACGGTCCAAAATGTTTATCTTCATTCTGCTCGGACTGCTCATTATCCGCTTGCTTGTCCACGATCTGGTGGAGCAGTCGGTGTCGATTCCACAAACAGGCGGGCTCTTCTTCATCCTTGCATTTGGTATGATTGTCGTTTGGCGCGTTGCGATGCTTCAAGCTTTTCTTAAATTGAAAAAGCGGGGGTAA
- a CDS encoding YwbE family protein, which yields MSGQQRSNIRPGITVDIVLKKDQASGRTTRGVVKDILTNSPNHPHGIKVRLQSGDVGRVKAIIEG from the coding sequence ATGAGTGGACAGCAGCGTTCCAATATTCGCCCAGGCATTACGGTCGATATTGTATTGAAGAAGGATCAGGCGAGCGGGCGGACGACGCGCGGCGTTGTAAAAGATATTTTGACCAATTCACCGAACCATCCGCATGGCATTAAAGTAAGGCTGCAATCGGGCGACGTCGGCCGGGTTAAGGCGATTATTGAGGGGTAA
- a CDS encoding DUF1450 domain-containing protein: MKKIKYCCRNFKHGSKSVFKALKHEFPDLKQKKKDCLSNCKLCSKQCMVLIGKTEVIVAPSAEKLYKKLKHRIG; the protein is encoded by the coding sequence ATGAAGAAGATCAAGTATTGCTGCAGAAACTTCAAACACGGCTCGAAATCCGTCTTCAAGGCTTTGAAGCACGAGTTCCCCGATCTGAAGCAGAAGAAGAAGGATTGTCTAAGCAACTGTAAGCTGTGTTCCAAGCAATGCATGGTGCTGATTGGGAAGACTGAAGTCATTGTCGCTCCGTCCGCTGAGAAGCTGTATAAGAAGTTAAAGCACCGGATAGGATAA
- a CDS encoding ferritin, translated as MNETLSQALNEQMNFEFYSAHVYLAIAAYCSGESLDGFANFFIVQAEEERFHAMKMYKFLNDRGQRATLVGMGTPNNEYNSILDAFEHAFEHEKEVTKRIYHLSDLALNDREHATMQFLKWFIDEQVEEEAMFDSIINKLKRIDQDSNAFFMLDSEFAARTFVPPTNA; from the coding sequence ATGAATGAAACACTCAGCCAAGCTTTGAACGAGCAAATGAATTTCGAGTTCTATTCTGCACACGTATATCTGGCAATTGCCGCTTACTGTTCTGGAGAAAGCCTCGATGGATTTGCTAATTTCTTTATTGTTCAAGCCGAAGAAGAACGCTTCCACGCGATGAAAATGTACAAGTTCTTAAATGATCGCGGGCAACGCGCCACCCTAGTCGGCATGGGCACACCTAACAACGAATATAACTCAATTCTGGATGCTTTCGAGCATGCGTTTGAGCATGAGAAGGAAGTTACGAAGCGGATCTATCACTTATCCGACCTCGCTCTGAATGATCGCGAGCACGCGACCATGCAGTTCCTTAAATGGTTCATTGACGAGCAAGTTGAAGAGGAAGCTATGTTCGACAGCATCATTAACAAGCTGAAGCGGATTGATCAAGACAGCAATGCGTTCTTCATGCTTGATAGTGAATTTGCAGCTCGGACATTCGTTCCGCCAACGAATGCCTAG